One segment of Panicum virgatum strain AP13 chromosome 3K, P.virgatum_v5, whole genome shotgun sequence DNA contains the following:
- the LOC120700583 gene encoding uncharacterized protein LOC120700583, with amino-acid sequence MQCDVGHVLCSPCRDRLKDKRRCHVCRGRTTGGFRRCHAMESVVESARVACPNAAWRSPGDACSFVVGRMEVLLVHLADAGVHGWPCSARVRTCEMSSRIRLKDGFNLSRAVSVLLHPRAAAVDDQRPCCLKKMTCELITNSMDDWLQTKFVVTCADLSGGRRHNPDERFQVVVPDCVLDNGENAPISVEFCIQRFP; translated from the exons ATGCAGTGTGACGTGGGGCATGTACTGTGCTCGCCGTGCCGTGACAGGCTCAAGGACAAGCGCAGGTGCCATGTGTGCCGTGGCCGCACCACCGGTGGCTTCCGCCGGTGCCACGCCATGGAAAGCGTGGTGGAGTCCGCCCGCGTCGCGTGCCCGAACGCGGCCTGGCGGAGCCCCGGCGACGCCTGCAGTTTCGTCGTCGGCCGGATGGAGGTGCTCCTGGTCCacctcgccgacgccggcgtCCACGGGTGGCCGTGCTCCGCCAGGGTCAGGACCTGCGAGATGTCGAGCCGCATCCGCCTCAAGGACGGCTTCAACTTG AGCCGCGCCGTCTCCGTGCTCCTccacccccgcgccgccgccgtcgacgaccaGCGCCCGTGCTGCTTGAAGAAGATGACTTGCGAGCTCATCACCAACTCTATGGACGACTGGCTGCAGACCAAGTTCGTGGTAACGTGCGCGGATCtctccggcgggcggcggcacaaCCCGGACGAGCGGTTCCAGGTCGTCGTGCCGGATTGCGTTCTTGATAACGGCGAGAATGCTCCTATCAGCGTTGAGTTCTGCATTCAAAGATTCCCTTGA